From a region of the Streptomyces venezuelae genome:
- a CDS encoding RidA family protein encodes MTRSITNPAGLHTPTGYGYSHIVSAPGEQVFIAGQYGSDEHGHVVSGDFAEQVERAFANLRTALAAVGLGPSDVVRIGTYIVGHDQRKLEILLKQLDATWGTELPAQTLIGVAALALPDMLFEIDAVAVRTP; translated from the coding sequence ATGACGCGCAGCATCACCAACCCGGCAGGACTCCACACCCCGACCGGCTACGGCTACAGCCACATCGTCTCCGCACCCGGTGAGCAGGTGTTCATAGCCGGGCAGTACGGCTCCGACGAGCACGGCCACGTCGTCTCCGGGGACTTCGCCGAGCAGGTCGAGCGGGCCTTCGCCAATCTCCGTACCGCCCTCGCGGCCGTCGGTCTCGGCCCCTCCGACGTGGTCCGTATCGGCACCTACATCGTCGGCCACGACCAGCGGAAGCTGGAGATCCTGCTCAAGCAGCTGGATGCCACCTGGGGGACCGAGCTGCCCGCCCAGACCCTGATCGGCGTGGCCGCGCTGGCCCTGCCCGACATGCTCTTCGAGATCGACGCGGTGGCCGTGCGCACGCCCTGA
- a CDS encoding class F sortase yields MPRAKWVVASLTVVLLSTGIAVLQRTEGARSAAVTTDDALPSRALGLSGHRRLVRELEQSGEHTPGTGARSPRSAPGPLRGVDGPLRAARPLRLRIPSLGVDLPLTGGRAAVAWDTGGPAPGAAGTAVVTVEGLRLGELRRGRTIEIPRADSRTAVFTVVRISPGRASGHEGTPGRAQLRLVGGETAVLARLTGQRRTH; encoded by the coding sequence ATGCCCCGCGCCAAGTGGGTCGTCGCCTCGCTGACGGTGGTTCTGCTGTCCACCGGTATCGCGGTGCTGCAACGGACCGAGGGTGCCCGGTCCGCGGCCGTGACCACCGACGACGCGCTTCCCTCAAGGGCGTTGGGGCTGTCCGGCCACCGCCGCCTGGTGCGGGAGCTGGAGCAGTCCGGCGAGCACACCCCCGGTACGGGGGCCCGGTCGCCGCGCAGCGCCCCCGGGCCGCTGCGCGGCGTCGACGGACCCCTGCGGGCGGCGCGCCCGCTGCGGTTGCGCATCCCGAGCCTGGGCGTGGACCTGCCGCTGACCGGCGGCCGTGCGGCGGTCGCGTGGGACACGGGGGGACCGGCGCCCGGCGCCGCCGGGACCGCTGTGGTGACCGTGGAAGGGCTTCGCCTCGGTGAGTTGCGGCGGGGCCGGACCATCGAGATCCCGCGCGCGGACAGCCGTACCGCCGTGTTCACCGTCGTACGGATCTCACCGGGCAGGGCCTCCGGCCACGAGGGGACGCCCGGCCGGGCCCAACTGCGGCTGGTGGGCGGCGAGACCGCCGTGCTGGCCCGGCTGACCGGGCAGCGCCGGACCCACTGA
- a CDS encoding CbtA family protein, which produces MTSTSPGGVSPRTLLVRGMIAGLLAGVAAFLVAYLLGESKVDAAIAIEEAAAAGHDHGEDAPVSRALQATAGLGTGVLLYAVALGGIAALVYCFALGRIGRFGPRATAALVIGGLYVTVTLVPFFKYPANPPAVGDPGTAARRTALYLLMIALSVLLAAGALILGRRLAPKLGNWNASVVAGAAFVLVIGLSYALLPGVNEVPADFPAALIWEFRLASLAIQTALWTTFGLAFGYLAERALVSASAPKEAVQPTS; this is translated from the coding sequence ATGACTTCCACTTCTCCGGGTGGGGTCTCCCCCCGCACCCTGCTCGTCCGCGGCATGATCGCCGGCCTGCTGGCCGGCGTGGCCGCGTTCCTCGTCGCGTACCTCCTCGGTGAGTCCAAGGTGGACGCGGCGATCGCCATCGAGGAAGCCGCCGCGGCCGGTCACGACCACGGCGAGGACGCGCCGGTCAGCCGGGCCCTCCAGGCCACGGCCGGCCTCGGCACCGGCGTCCTGCTCTACGCGGTGGCGCTCGGCGGCATCGCCGCGCTCGTCTACTGCTTCGCCCTGGGCCGCATCGGCCGCTTCGGCCCGCGGGCCACGGCCGCCCTGGTCATCGGGGGTCTGTACGTCACCGTCACGCTGGTGCCGTTCTTCAAGTACCCCGCCAATCCCCCCGCCGTGGGCGATCCCGGGACCGCCGCCCGGCGGACCGCCCTCTACCTGCTGATGATCGCCCTGAGCGTGCTGCTGGCGGCCGGCGCGCTGATCCTGGGGCGGCGGCTCGCGCCGAAGCTCGGCAACTGGAACGCGTCGGTCGTCGCCGGCGCGGCCTTCGTCCTGGTCATCGGCCTCTCCTACGCCCTGCTGCCCGGCGTCAACGAGGTCCCGGCGGACTTCCCCGCCGCGCTGATCTGGGAGTTCCGCCTCGCGTCCCTGGCCATCCAGACGGCGCTGTGGACGACTTTCGGCCTGGCTTTCGGTTATCTAGCCGAACGAGCCCTTGTATCCGCCTCCGCACCCAAGGAGGCTGTGCAGCCGACCAGTTGA
- a CDS encoding CbtB domain-containing protein produces MAHSAVPTTNSPAVAPISLSALAPWAVFVGILMLVLLYFVGAEQGATSVFEGETIHEWLHDGRHLLGFPCH; encoded by the coding sequence ATGGCCCACTCCGCCGTGCCCACGACGAACTCACCCGCCGTCGCCCCCATCTCGCTCTCCGCGCTGGCCCCCTGGGCCGTGTTCGTCGGCATCCTCATGCTCGTCCTGCTGTACTTCGTCGGCGCCGAGCAGGGCGCCACCTCGGTCTTCGAAGGGGAGACCATCCACGAATGGCTGCACGACGGCCGCCACCTGCTCGGCTTCCCCTGCCACTGA
- a CDS encoding histidine phosphatase family protein: MKTPLVRVRLVSFPLDAAARQGRFGHARPCPGHEGLRGLATGDWAGRTLDEVAGGDPDGVRAWLSDPGYAPPGGESVDALIARVGAELAGLAAGTHRIVVEQAVVRAAVVHALELPAAAFWRLDVRPESVTTLTGRAGRWNLLVGRSQDEP; the protein is encoded by the coding sequence ATGAAGACCCCGTTGGTACGAGTTCGACTGGTCAGTTTCCCTCTGGACGCGGCCGCCCGCCAGGGCCGCTTCGGTCACGCCCGGCCCTGCCCGGGCCACGAGGGGCTGCGCGGACTGGCCACGGGTGACTGGGCCGGTCGCACCCTGGACGAGGTGGCGGGCGGGGACCCGGACGGTGTGCGGGCCTGGCTGTCGGATCCCGGGTACGCGCCTCCGGGCGGGGAGTCCGTGGACGCGCTGATCGCCCGCGTCGGGGCCGAGCTCGCGGGCCTGGCCGCCGGGACGCACCGGATCGTGGTGGAGCAGGCCGTCGTCCGGGCGGCCGTGGTGCACGCCCTGGAGCTGCCCGCGGCGGCCTTCTGGCGGCTCGACGTACGGCCGGAGTCGGTGACCACCCTCACGGGGCGGGCGGGGCGCTGGAACCTGCTGGTCGGCCGGTCGCAGGACGAGCCGTAG
- the pucL gene encoding factor-independent urate hydroxylase, translating to MSKHVLAQNQYGKAENRIVKVTRKGSDGSWHEIRDLNVSVALRGEFRDVHLTGDNANCLPTDTTKNTVYAFGKEHGIDSPEAFGIQLAKHFVSSQQPIREAQIRIEEYAWDRIPVPTRKEQHSFVRKGQEVRTAQITYSETTGLQVISGLKDLTVMNSTNSEFHGYIKDKYTTLREAYDRILATKVTARWAHSALAADDTGYDWDQAYKKVRRNLLEAFAETYSYSLQQTLNQMAERVLDNCAKVNEVRLNLPNKHHFLVDLEPFGLKNDNEVYFAADRPYGLIEGTIHRDGVQPVISTSDWIVA from the coding sequence ATGAGCAAGCACGTCCTGGCCCAGAACCAGTACGGCAAGGCCGAGAACCGCATCGTGAAGGTCACCCGCAAGGGCAGCGACGGCTCCTGGCACGAGATCCGCGACCTCAACGTCTCGGTCGCGCTCCGCGGTGAGTTCCGCGACGTCCACCTCACCGGCGACAACGCCAACTGCCTGCCGACCGACACCACCAAGAACACGGTGTACGCCTTCGGCAAGGAGCACGGCATCGACTCCCCCGAGGCCTTCGGCATCCAGCTCGCCAAGCACTTCGTCTCTTCCCAGCAGCCGATCCGCGAGGCCCAGATCCGCATCGAGGAGTACGCCTGGGACCGCATCCCGGTCCCCACGCGCAAGGAGCAGCACTCCTTCGTCCGCAAGGGCCAGGAGGTGCGCACCGCGCAGATCACCTACAGCGAGACGACCGGCCTGCAGGTCATCTCGGGTCTGAAGGACCTGACGGTGATGAACTCGACGAACTCCGAGTTCCACGGCTACATCAAGGACAAGTACACGACGCTGCGGGAGGCGTACGACCGCATCCTGGCGACCAAGGTCACCGCGCGCTGGGCGCACTCGGCGCTGGCCGCCGACGACACGGGGTACGACTGGGACCAGGCGTACAAGAAGGTCCGCAGGAACCTGCTGGAGGCCTTCGCGGAGACGTACTCGTACTCGCTGCAGCAGACCCTGAACCAGATGGCCGAGCGGGTGCTCGACAACTGCGCCAAGGTCAACGAGGTGCGCCTCAACCTCCCCAACAAGCACCACTTCCTCGTCGACCTGGAGCCCTTCGGCCTCAAGAACGACAACGAGGTCTACTTCGCGGCGGACCGGCCGTACGGCCTGATCGAGGGCACCATCCACCGCGACGGCGTGCAGCCGGTCATCTCGACGTCCGACTGGATCGTCGCGTGA
- a CDS encoding aspartate aminotransferase family protein produces MNAEASALAAVKDADRKHVFHSWSAQELIDPLAVAGAEGSYFWDYEGNRFLDFSSALVYTNIGYQHPKVTAAIQEQAAKLCTVAPGFAVDVRSEAARLIAERTPGDLDKIFFTNAGAEAVENAVRMARLHTGRPKVLSAYRSYHGATSTAINLTGDARRFGNDSATAGVVHFWGPFAYRSPFYAATGAEECERALRHLEDTIVFEGPQSIAAIILETVGGAPGVLVHPEGYLAGVRALCDRFGIVFVLDEIMVGFGRTGKWFASEHWDVTPDLICFAKGVTSGYLPLGGVAVSGAIAETFARRPYPGGLTYSGHVLACAAAVATIGVMEEEGIVEQSARTGAELLGPGLRALAERHPSVGEVRGLGTFWALELVRSKDTREPLVPYNASGAENAPMAEFGAACKKGGLWPLVAGNRIHIAPPCNISPEDVAKGLEILDEALSVADAHTS; encoded by the coding sequence ATGAACGCAGAAGCCTCCGCCCTCGCCGCCGTGAAAGACGCTGACCGGAAGCACGTCTTCCACTCCTGGTCTGCGCAGGAGCTCATCGATCCGCTCGCCGTGGCGGGCGCGGAGGGCTCGTACTTCTGGGACTACGAGGGCAACCGCTTCCTCGACTTCTCCAGCGCCCTCGTCTACACGAACATCGGCTACCAGCACCCGAAGGTCACTGCGGCGATCCAGGAACAGGCGGCCAAGCTGTGCACCGTCGCGCCGGGATTCGCCGTCGACGTGCGCTCCGAGGCGGCCCGGCTGATCGCCGAGCGGACCCCCGGCGACCTCGACAAGATCTTCTTCACCAACGCCGGCGCCGAGGCCGTGGAGAACGCCGTCCGCATGGCCCGGCTGCACACCGGCCGGCCCAAGGTGCTGTCCGCGTACCGCTCGTACCACGGCGCCACCTCCACCGCGATCAACCTGACGGGCGACGCCCGCCGCTTCGGCAACGACTCCGCGACCGCCGGCGTCGTGCACTTCTGGGGGCCGTTCGCCTACCGCTCGCCCTTCTACGCGGCCACCGGGGCCGAGGAGTGCGAGCGGGCCCTGCGCCACCTGGAGGACACCATCGTCTTCGAGGGGCCGCAGTCCATCGCCGCGATCATCCTGGAGACGGTCGGCGGCGCCCCGGGCGTGCTCGTGCACCCGGAGGGCTACCTGGCCGGGGTCCGCGCGCTGTGCGACCGCTTCGGCATCGTCTTCGTCCTCGACGAGATCATGGTCGGCTTCGGCCGCACCGGGAAGTGGTTCGCCTCCGAGCACTGGGACGTGACCCCCGACCTGATCTGCTTCGCCAAGGGCGTGACCAGCGGATACCTGCCGCTCGGCGGGGTCGCCGTCTCGGGCGCCATCGCCGAGACCTTCGCCCGTCGGCCCTACCCGGGCGGGCTGACCTACTCCGGGCACGTGCTGGCGTGCGCGGCCGCCGTCGCGACGATCGGCGTCATGGAGGAGGAGGGCATCGTGGAGCAGTCCGCGCGGACGGGTGCGGAGCTGCTCGGCCCCGGCCTGCGCGCGCTCGCCGAGCGGCACCCCTCCGTCGGGGAGGTCCGCGGACTCGGCACCTTCTGGGCACTGGAGCTGGTCCGGAGCAAGGACACCCGCGAGCCGCTGGTCCCGTACAACGCCTCCGGCGCGGAGAACGCCCCGATGGCCGAGTTCGGGGCCGCCTGCAAGAAGGGCGGGCTCTGGCCGCTCGTCGCCGGCAACCGCATCCACATCGCGCCGCCGTGCAACATCTCGCCCGAGGACGTCGCCAAGGGCCTGGAGATCCTCGACGAGGCCCTCTCGGTGGCGGATGCGCACACCTCCTGA
- a CDS encoding PaaX family transcriptional regulator C-terminal domain-containing protein: MSGIPTRMVVHALVREDGTVAGEELYEVAALLGMTDQQVRLCVKRLVTEGRFTAEGRGRRAVLCLAAGAEPGAGPAAGQALVPEVEFVRHAYRQDRGLEPWDGLWHAFAFAVPESARAARDSLRDALTGLGAAPVQGGLYVTPNAIGPYVRAHAAELGLSEALTCLSTGDLTVGGTGGTAGPRALAERLWPLPEIAARYGELRALAELPAEPGRAAGLAHAVTLAAAFSAAMLPDPLLPPELLPQPWPGTTARAAASEAWARLEAAAPAPGPRLFRLYGEALA; the protein is encoded by the coding sequence ATGAGCGGGATCCCCACGCGGATGGTGGTGCACGCGCTGGTCCGGGAGGACGGGACGGTCGCGGGCGAGGAGTTGTACGAGGTCGCCGCCCTGCTCGGGATGACCGACCAGCAGGTGCGGCTGTGCGTGAAGCGGCTGGTGACCGAGGGCCGGTTCACGGCGGAGGGGCGCGGCAGGCGGGCCGTGCTGTGCCTGGCGGCGGGGGCGGAGCCGGGCGCCGGGCCGGCGGCCGGGCAGGCCCTCGTACCGGAGGTGGAGTTCGTCCGGCACGCGTACCGGCAGGACCGGGGGCTGGAGCCGTGGGACGGGCTCTGGCACGCCTTCGCCTTCGCCGTACCGGAATCCGCCCGGGCCGCCCGGGACTCCCTGCGGGACGCCCTCACCGGGCTGGGGGCCGCCCCGGTCCAGGGCGGTCTGTACGTCACGCCGAACGCGATCGGGCCGTACGTGCGGGCACACGCGGCGGAGCTGGGCCTCTCCGAGGCGCTGACCTGCCTGAGCACCGGGGACCTGACGGTGGGCGGCACGGGCGGCACCGCCGGGCCCCGGGCCCTGGCGGAGCGGCTGTGGCCGCTGCCGGAGATCGCGGCGCGGTACGGGGAGCTCCGCGCGCTCGCGGAGCTCCCCGCCGAGCCCGGCCGGGCCGCCGGGCTGGCGCACGCCGTCACGCTGGCCGCCGCCTTCTCCGCCGCGATGCTCCCCGATCCGCTGCTCCCGCCGGAGCTGCTGCCGCAGCCGTGGCCGGGCACGACGGCCCGGGCGGCGGCGTCCGAGGCCTGGGCCAGGCTGGAGGCCGCCGCTCCGGCCCCGGGGCCGCGGCTGTTCCGCCTGTACGGCGAGGCACTGGCCTGA
- a CDS encoding BTAD domain-containing putative transcriptional regulator: MRISMLGALDVRGEDGSGVGVGGTRLRALLILLALEPGRVVASELLVDGIWQDAPPAGAANALQALVSRLRRALPGVGVEAHPAGYRLVVEPDAVDVVRFERLASAGRGALARDPATAARLLRQALELWRGPALLDVAGSAFFRAPVTRLSELRMAALEDRIEADLRVGRGRELTGELTSLVAEHPLREGLVGALMRALVAAGRPAEALTVYGKAREALAEELGADPSPELSALHTAVLRGQVEVPSGPPGPDAPPPSPSPSPTNLRAGLASFVGRDEDLRQVDSLIGRFRLTTLTGPGGAGKTRLAVQSARPLLARFPDGVWLVELGPLSAEADVPPAVLNALALRDQAPAAGDPLDRLTAALRSRTALLVLDNCEHLVEAVAATADRLLGACPGLRILATSREPLGLTGEALWPVRPLALPPRDADAAQAMSYASVRLLNDRAAAARSGFAVTEENAPAVTRICRALDGMPLAVELAAARLRTMSPEQLAARLDDRFRLLTGGARTAPRQHRTLRAVVDWSWDLLTEPEQVLLRRLAAFPGGATVESAEGVCAGGPVEVYDVLDLITSLTDKSLLVTAGDGRYRMLETIRAYALERLEEAGEREVLRRAHAAHFTGLAEAADPYLRRAEQLEWLGRLTEEHDNLAAALRGAIAAGDARAAVRLVAAAGWYWWLGGHKADGAELASQALALPVPGGPDGTPGPDGTPGPDGTGGGDGTPEAPEAHADDEARAVACALAALFATAGLGDDLRTAELLRQGLLFAGRSGSRHPVVRFLEPLERLLRRTDGAEAPPPDAWAGLQADEDPWVRAQARLEGAKALLGAGGPPAEAEASIEAALTGFRALGERWGISFALTLLADLVARRGDHRAAIGHYEEAVAVIGELGVVEDRLYAWVRQAQLCRLAGDAARSAEVMARAERDAVAAGWPEALAMMAHGKADLARWSGEPASARAELARAGDAVREVAVHPVFEVVVLDSLGYLDAADGALAAARAHRAEALELAVAAGHAPTLAQVLVGVADQAVQLDRPREAARLLAAALAVRGGPDHSRPDAARVESAARAALGDAYEECARYEGYAAGGGVPGPAAVRELARLTLGG, translated from the coding sequence ATGCGGATCTCGATGCTGGGTGCCCTGGACGTACGGGGCGAGGACGGAAGCGGCGTCGGAGTCGGGGGGACCCGCCTGCGGGCGCTGCTGATCCTCCTGGCACTGGAGCCGGGGCGGGTGGTCGCCTCGGAGCTCCTCGTCGACGGGATCTGGCAAGACGCTCCGCCGGCCGGTGCCGCCAACGCCCTTCAGGCGCTGGTGTCACGGCTGCGCCGGGCCCTGCCCGGGGTGGGGGTGGAAGCGCACCCCGCCGGATACCGCCTGGTCGTCGAACCCGACGCCGTGGACGTGGTCCGCTTCGAACGGCTGGCCTCGGCGGGCCGCGGGGCACTGGCCCGTGACCCCGCGACGGCGGCGCGGCTGCTGCGCCAGGCCCTGGAACTGTGGCGCGGCCCGGCCCTGTTGGACGTCGCGGGCTCCGCCTTCTTCCGGGCCCCGGTGACCCGGCTGTCGGAGTTGCGGATGGCGGCCCTGGAGGACCGGATCGAGGCGGATCTACGGGTGGGACGCGGCCGGGAGCTGACCGGCGAGCTGACCTCCCTCGTCGCCGAACACCCCCTGCGGGAGGGGCTCGTCGGGGCACTGATGCGGGCTCTCGTCGCGGCCGGACGGCCCGCCGAGGCGCTCACCGTCTACGGGAAGGCACGCGAGGCCCTCGCCGAGGAGCTCGGGGCGGATCCCTCCCCGGAGCTCTCCGCCCTGCACACCGCCGTACTGCGCGGACAGGTCGAGGTCCCGTCGGGGCCGCCGGGCCCCGACGCACCCCCGCCGTCACCGTCACCGTCACCGACCAACCTGCGGGCCGGACTGGCCAGTTTCGTGGGCCGTGACGAGGACCTCCGCCAAGTCGACTCCCTCATAGGCCGCTTCCGGCTCACCACGCTGACCGGGCCCGGCGGCGCCGGAAAGACCAGGCTGGCCGTCCAGAGCGCCCGCCCCCTGCTGGCCCGGTTCCCCGACGGTGTCTGGCTGGTGGAGCTCGGACCGCTGAGCGCGGAGGCCGACGTACCGCCCGCCGTCCTGAACGCGCTGGCCCTGCGGGACCAGGCACCCGCCGCGGGTGACCCGCTGGACCGGCTCACCGCGGCCCTGCGTTCCCGTACCGCGCTGCTGGTCCTCGACAACTGCGAGCACCTGGTCGAAGCGGTCGCCGCGACGGCCGACCGGCTGCTCGGCGCCTGTCCGGGGCTGCGCATCCTGGCGACCAGCCGGGAGCCGCTCGGCCTCACCGGCGAGGCGTTGTGGCCGGTGCGGCCGCTGGCCCTCCCGCCCCGGGACGCCGACGCGGCACAGGCCATGTCCTACGCGTCGGTGCGGCTGCTGAACGACCGTGCGGCGGCGGCCCGTTCCGGCTTCGCCGTCACCGAGGAGAACGCTCCGGCCGTGACCCGGATCTGCCGGGCCCTCGACGGGATGCCGCTGGCCGTGGAACTGGCGGCGGCCCGGCTGCGGACGATGAGCCCCGAGCAGCTCGCGGCCCGGCTCGACGACCGCTTCCGGCTGCTGACGGGCGGCGCGCGGACGGCTCCGCGCCAGCACCGGACGCTGCGCGCCGTGGTGGACTGGAGCTGGGACCTGCTGACGGAGCCGGAGCAGGTGCTGCTGCGCAGGCTCGCCGCGTTCCCCGGCGGCGCCACGGTGGAGTCAGCCGAGGGGGTCTGCGCGGGCGGCCCCGTCGAGGTCTACGACGTACTCGACCTGATCACCTCGCTGACCGACAAGTCCCTGCTGGTGACGGCGGGCGACGGGCGCTACCGGATGCTGGAGACGATCCGCGCGTACGCGCTGGAGCGGCTCGAAGAGGCCGGCGAGCGGGAGGTGCTCCGGCGTGCGCACGCCGCCCACTTCACCGGCCTGGCCGAGGCCGCGGACCCGTACCTGCGGCGGGCCGAGCAGCTGGAGTGGCTCGGCCGGCTCACCGAGGAGCACGACAACCTGGCCGCGGCGCTGCGCGGTGCGATCGCGGCGGGCGACGCGCGGGCGGCCGTACGGCTGGTGGCGGCGGCCGGGTGGTACTGGTGGCTCGGCGGGCACAAGGCGGACGGCGCCGAACTGGCGTCGCAGGCCCTCGCGTTGCCCGTTCCCGGGGGGCCGGACGGGACCCCGGGACCGGACGGGACCCCGGGACCGGACGGGACCGGTGGCGGCGACGGAACGCCCGAAGCGCCCGAGGCGCACGCGGACGACGAGGCCCGCGCCGTGGCCTGTGCGCTGGCCGCGCTCTTCGCGACGGCCGGACTCGGTGACGACCTGCGGACCGCGGAACTGCTCCGCCAGGGGCTGTTGTTCGCCGGACGCAGCGGGAGCCGGCATCCGGTGGTCCGCTTCCTGGAGCCGCTGGAGCGGCTGCTGCGCCGTACGGACGGGGCCGAGGCGCCGCCGCCGGACGCGTGGGCGGGACTGCAGGCAGACGAGGACCCCTGGGTCCGGGCGCAGGCCCGGCTGGAAGGTGCCAAGGCGCTGCTGGGAGCCGGCGGCCCGCCCGCCGAGGCCGAAGCCTCGATCGAGGCGGCCCTGACCGGGTTCCGTGCGCTCGGGGAACGCTGGGGGATCTCCTTCGCGCTGACGCTGCTGGCGGATCTGGTGGCCCGGCGCGGCGACCACCGCGCGGCGATCGGTCACTACGAGGAGGCGGTGGCGGTGATCGGCGAGCTGGGTGTCGTCGAGGACCGGCTGTACGCCTGGGTCAGGCAGGCACAGCTGTGCCGGCTCGCCGGGGACGCGGCCCGCAGTGCGGAGGTCATGGCGCGGGCCGAGCGGGACGCGGTGGCGGCCGGCTGGCCCGAGGCGCTGGCCATGATGGCCCACGGCAAGGCGGACCTGGCGCGCTGGAGCGGCGAGCCGGCGTCGGCCCGGGCCGAACTGGCGCGGGCCGGGGACGCGGTCCGCGAGGTCGCCGTGCACCCGGTGTTCGAGGTGGTGGTGTTGGACTCCCTCGGGTACCTGGACGCGGCGGACGGCGCGTTGGCCGCCGCCCGCGCCCACCGCGCCGAGGCGCTGGAGCTGGCCGTGGCGGCCGGGCACGCGCCGACGCTCGCGCAGGTGCTGGTGGGCGTCGCGGACCAGGCGGTGCAGCTGGACCGCCCGCGCGAGGCGGCCCGGCTGCTGGCCGCGGCCCTCGCCGTGCGCGGCGGGCCGGACCACTCGCGCCCCGACGCGGCCCGGGTGGAGTCCGCGGCGCGCGCCGCGCTCGGCGACGCCTACGAGGAGTGCGCGCGGTACGAGGGGTACGCGGCCGGGGGCGGTGTGCCGGGGCCGGCCGCCGTGCGGGAACTCGCGCGACTCACGCTGGGCGGCTGA
- a CDS encoding cold-shock protein, with protein sequence MASGTVKWFNAEKGFGFIEQEGGGADVFAHYSNIASSGFRELQEGQKVTFDVTQGQKGPQAENIVPA encoded by the coding sequence ATGGCATCTGGCACCGTGAAGTGGTTCAACGCGGAAAAGGGCTTCGGCTTCATCGAGCAGGAGGGTGGCGGCGCCGACGTCTTCGCCCACTACTCGAACATCGCCTCTTCCGGCTTCCGTGAGCTTCAGGAAGGCCAGAAGGTCACCTTCGACGTCACTCAGGGCCAGAAGGGCCCGCAGGCCGAGAACATCGTTCCCGCCTGA
- a CDS encoding 5-carboxymethyl-2-hydroxymuconate Delta-isomerase — protein MPHAVVDYSDSLTGAFDRRAFALELHVLVAEILDTAIGNCKTRFHRLEESVVGEGTDGRAVVVHVELAIARGRTAQTKSRLTRAVLELVERHTAKAAGLEVHASVDVRDLGEAYTRSVAAL, from the coding sequence GTGCCCCACGCAGTCGTCGACTACTCGGACTCGCTGACCGGTGCCTTCGACCGGCGGGCCTTCGCGCTCGAACTGCACGTGCTGGTGGCCGAGATCCTCGACACCGCGATCGGCAACTGCAAGACGCGCTTCCACCGGCTGGAGGAGTCCGTCGTGGGCGAAGGCACCGACGGCCGCGCGGTGGTCGTGCACGTCGAGCTGGCCATCGCCCGGGGCCGCACGGCGCAGACCAAGTCCCGCCTGACCCGTGCGGTGCTGGAGCTGGTCGAGCGTCACACGGCGAAGGCCGCCGGCCTGGAGGTCCACGCCTCCGTGGACGTGCGGGACTTGGGCGAGGCCTACACCCGGAGCGTGGCGGCCCTCTGA
- a CDS encoding PP2C family protein-serine/threonine phosphatase, translating to MPYIAVTALSHVGLVREHNEDSLVIGPWTLCGTVTQNPQTLVFPFGRPLVVAVADGLGGQPAGEVASELVVRQLSSLGPSLDGPEAVGDALSICNRAVYSATEGRPELATMGTTVAGALVLADSLLMFNVGDSKVFHAAQDGLRQVSVDDSPPPLPGHRTTSAVTQVLGGTRGYNEITPHIEAFPVTEGDRYLVCSDGLTDPVPAEEIEGLLRVHDDGRAAFELWRAAIDAGGPDNITLALLRIGA from the coding sequence GTGCCGTACATAGCTGTGACCGCCCTGAGTCATGTCGGGCTGGTGCGCGAGCACAACGAGGACAGCCTCGTCATCGGACCGTGGACCCTGTGCGGGACCGTGACCCAGAATCCGCAGACCCTGGTCTTCCCCTTCGGCAGACCGCTCGTCGTCGCGGTCGCCGACGGCCTCGGCGGTCAGCCGGCCGGCGAGGTCGCCAGCGAGCTGGTGGTACGCCAGCTCTCCTCGCTCGGGCCCTCACTGGACGGCCCGGAAGCCGTCGGTGACGCACTGAGCATCTGCAACCGCGCCGTGTACTCGGCCACCGAAGGGCGGCCGGAACTGGCCACCATGGGAACCACGGTCGCGGGCGCGCTCGTCCTCGCGGACTCGCTGCTGATGTTCAACGTCGGCGACAGCAAGGTGTTCCACGCGGCGCAGGACGGGCTGCGCCAGGTCAGCGTGGACGACAGCCCGCCGCCGCTCCCCGGGCACCGCACCACCTCGGCGGTCACCCAGGTCCTCGGCGGCACCCGCGGGTACAACGAGATCACCCCCCACATCGAGGCCTTCCCGGTCACCGAGGGCGATCGCTACCTGGTGTGCAGCGACGGGCTGACCGACCCGGTGCCGGCCGAGGAGATCGAGGGGCTGCTGCGGGTGCACGACGACGGCCGGGCCGCGTTCGAGCTGTGGCGGGCCGCCATCGACGCCGGCGGCCCCGACAACATCACGCTCGCGCTGCTGCGCATCGGCGCCTGA